In the genome of Thunnus thynnus chromosome 6, fThuThy2.1, whole genome shotgun sequence, the window TCTTGGAGGAGGAGACGATTCCTTCAACACCTTCTTCAGTGAGACTGGAGCCGGAAAGCACGTCCCCAGAGCTGTTTTTGTCGACCTGGAGCCCACTGTCATCGGTAAATGCTCAGAAATACAGATACCATGGTTACATCTTGATTTAATTTTGTCAAACCCTCCAGTCACTTCTGATTGCACCTGTCTCCTTAGATGAGGTTCGCACTGGGACCTACCGCCAGCTCTTCCACCCTGAGCAGCTGATCACTGGCAAGGAAGATGCTGCCAACAACTACGCCCGTGGACACTACACCATCGGCAAAGAGATCATCGACCTGGTGCTGGACAGGATCCGCAAACTGGTGGGTAACTTGATCAGGAAGAAATGATTCCTAattgtgattaaaaataaaactagatCATATTATTGTATCTCATATTTGATTatatctctccctctttgtccTCAGGCCGACCAGTGCACTGGCCTTCAGGGCTTCCTGGTGTTCCACAGCTTCGGAGGTGGCACCGGCTCCGGTTTCACCTCCCTGCTGATGGAGCGTCTGTCTGTCGACTACGGCAAGAAGTCCAAGCTGGAGTTCTCCATCTACCCAGCTCCCCAGGTGTCCACCGCTGTGGTGGAGCCCTACAACTCCATCCTGACCACCCACACCACCCTAGAGCACTCTGACTGTGCCTTCATGGTAGATAACGAGGCCATCTACGATATCTGCCGTAGGAACCTCGATATCGAGCGTCCTACCTACACCAACCTGAACAGGTTGATCAGTCAGATTGTGTCCTCCATCACTGCTTCCCTTCGTTTCGATGGTGCCCTCAATGTTGATCTGACAGAATTCCAGACCAACTTGGTGCCATATCCCCGTATCCACTTCCCTCTGGCCACATATGCCCCCGTCATCTCCGCCGAGAAGGCTTACCATGAGCAGCTCTCAGTGGCTGAGATCACAAATGCTTGCTTCgagccagccaatcagatggTGAAATGCGACCCTCGCCACGGCAAGTACATGGCTTGCTGCCTGCTGTTCCGTGGTGATGTGGTGCCCAAAGATGTGAACGCTGCCATTGCCACCATCAAAACCAAGCGCACCATCCAGTTTGTGGACTGGTGTCCCACTGGTTTCAAGGTTGGCATCAACTACCAGCCTCCCACCGTGGTTCCTGGTGGAGACCTGGCCAAGGTCCAGAGGGCTGTGTGCATGCTGAGCAACACCACTGCTATCGCAGAGGCCTGGGCTCGGCTTGACCACAAGTTCGATCTGATGTACGCTAAGCGTGCCTTTGTTCACTGGTATGTGGGTGAGGGTATGGAGGAGGGAGAGTTCTCTGAGGCCAGAGAGGACATGGCAGCTCTG includes:
- the LOC137185047 gene encoding tubulin alpha-1B chain-like — translated: MRECISIHVGQAGVQIGNACWELYCLEHGIQPDGQMPSDKTLGGGDDSFNTFFSETGAGKHVPRAVFVDLEPTVIDEVRTGTYRQLFHPEQLITGKEDAANNYARGHYTIGKEIIDLVLDRIRKLADQCTGLQGFLVFHSFGGGTGSGFTSLLMERLSVDYGKKSKLEFSIYPAPQVSTAVVEPYNSILTTHTTLEHSDCAFMVDNEAIYDICRRNLDIERPTYTNLNRLISQIVSSITASLRFDGALNVDLTEFQTNLVPYPRIHFPLATYAPVISAEKAYHEQLSVAEITNACFEPANQMVKCDPRHGKYMACCLLFRGDVVPKDVNAAIATIKTKRTIQFVDWCPTGFKVGINYQPPTVVPGGDLAKVQRAVCMLSNTTAIAEAWARLDHKFDLMYAKRAFVHWYVGEGMEEGEFSEAREDMAALEKDYEEVGVDSIEGEGEEEGEEY